A genomic segment from Leptolyngbyaceae cyanobacterium encodes:
- a CDS encoding metalloregulator ArsR/SmtB family transcription factor — MEDRQKSKHQILYLLKMQGPQTATALAEQLQISPMAVRQHLQALQAMQQVTYQQQRRPLGRPVKLWQLTEQCTNSFPDSHGDLMVDLLLGVETIFGREGLEKLLAERTQRQIENYSARLSEFSTIKDWRERVAALACLRDREGYMAEAIEQPDGTLLLVENHCPIRSAAASCQLLCHCEQEMFNSVLGDVSIQRVEHSLQGDRRCAYLIGDRSL; from the coding sequence ATGGAGGATCGACAAAAATCTAAACATCAAATCCTGTACTTGCTGAAAATGCAAGGCCCTCAGACAGCCACCGCTTTGGCAGAGCAGTTGCAAATCTCTCCAATGGCTGTTCGCCAGCATTTACAAGCATTACAGGCGATGCAACAAGTCACCTATCAACAACAGCGGCGTCCGTTGGGGCGTCCGGTCAAATTGTGGCAACTGACAGAACAGTGTACTAATAGTTTTCCCGATAGTCACGGAGATTTAATGGTTGATTTGCTTTTGGGAGTAGAAACCATTTTTGGCCGAGAGGGACTCGAAAAGCTGTTAGCGGAACGCACCCAAAGACAAATCGAGAACTACTCGGCGCGTTTATCTGAATTTTCCACCATCAAAGATTGGCGGGAGAGAGTCGCGGCGCTGGCTTGTTTGCGCGATCGAGAAGGGTACATGGCTGAAGCAATCGAACAGCCAGATGGCACTTTGCTTTTAGTAGAAAATCACTGTCCGATTCGTTCTGCCGCCGCTAGCTGTCAACTGTTATGCCATTGCGAACAGGAAATGTTCAATTCGGTGTTAGGGGATGTATCGATCCAGCGAGTAG